In Solanum lycopersicum chromosome 5, SLM_r2.1, the following are encoded in one genomic region:
- the LOC101261820 gene encoding uncharacterized protein: MPTSEVKDGETTGIVPKNRQQYSEADKKNTEKGYRAKKMLVCGIGAEEYNRVSACELAKDIWDCLRTSHEGTEQVKESKVDMLSSQYENIRMKEGKTIHDMYTKLSSITNDLRCLGETISTSKQVSKVLRIHPKSWESKVDAITEAKDLKVLRMDGLIGNLKTYEMTRSQDLSKKESKKDKSLVLKFSP; the protein is encoded by the coding sequence ATGCCAACCTCTGAAGTAAAGGACGGTGAGACAACTGGAATTGTTCCAAAGAATCGTCAACAATACAGCGAAGCAGACAAAAAGAACACTGAGAAAGGTTACAGGGCTAAGAAGATGTTGGTTTGTGGTATAGGCGCTGAAGAATATAATCGTGTTTCTGCGTGCGAATTAGCAAAAGATATCTGGGATTGTCTCAGGACTTCTCATGAAGGTACTGAGCAGGTGAAGGAATCAAAGGTGGATATGCTCTCTTCTCAATATGAAAATATCAGAATGAAGGAAGGGAAAACTATTCATGACATGTATACTAAACTTTCCTCAATAACTAATGATCTACGATGTCTTGGAGAGACAATCAGTACTAGTAAGCAAGTTAGCAAAGTTCTTCGAATTCATCCTAAGTCATGGGAAAGCAAAGTAGATGCTATCACTGAAGCCAAGGATCTGAAAGTTCTGAGGATGGATGGTCTTATTGGAAATCTCAAGACATATGAAATGACTAGAAGTCAAGACCTCTCAAAGAAGGAGTCCAAGAAAGACAAGTCTCTAGTACTCAAATTTTCTCCTTGA